In Bifidobacterium sp. ESL0745, one DNA window encodes the following:
- the yaaA gene encoding peroxide stress protein YaaA, whose product MHLLLPPSEGKATPRGGPTFDLERLSFPELNEARGAVLSALIEVSKRDDAARILKVGAKGAHEIVAQCDILSAPCAPAREVYTGVLYEAAQLHKGDDVLIFSGLFGVTTGEDLIPSYRLSMNVSLPGVGPLKSFWRKQFAQWSPNRAKVDNDRGIRNSSISSGDNDNVAVDLRSELYRVTKPNQSNNNVQWWDVRIANSQSKTISHMAKHYRGLLTRALLDAPTQPVDEVARTLGMVSVEAEDNICRLVLVPTGL is encoded by the coding sequence ATGCATCTCCTTTTACCGCCGTCCGAAGGCAAGGCCACACCCAGGGGAGGCCCGACGTTCGACTTGGAACGTCTGTCTTTCCCAGAACTGAACGAAGCCAGAGGAGCGGTTCTCTCAGCGTTAATTGAAGTATCGAAACGTGATGACGCAGCCAGAATATTGAAGGTCGGGGCCAAGGGTGCCCATGAAATTGTCGCGCAATGTGACATTCTTTCGGCACCCTGTGCACCGGCGCGCGAGGTGTATACAGGCGTGCTATACGAGGCGGCGCAGTTGCACAAGGGTGATGACGTGCTGATCTTCTCAGGTTTATTCGGCGTGACCACAGGCGAGGACTTGATACCCTCCTATCGTCTTTCGATGAACGTCTCGCTTCCCGGCGTCGGTCCGTTAAAGTCATTCTGGCGCAAGCAGTTTGCGCAGTGGAGTCCGAATCGAGCAAAAGTTGATAATGATAGGGGAATCCGAAACTCGTCAATAAGCTCCGGTGATAACGATAATGTCGCGGTTGATTTGCGATCCGAACTTTATCGTGTCACAAAGCCAAATCAGTCAAACAACAATGTCCAATGGTGGGATGTCCGCATCGCCAATTCCCAAAGCAAAACTATCTCGCACATGGCCAAGCACTACCGAGGCTTACTAACGAGAGCCCTACTCGACGCCCCAACTCAACCCGTAGATGAGGTCGCCCGCACCCTCGGTATGGTGAGTGTCGAGGCAGAAGATAATATTTGTCGTCTTGTTTTAGTGCCGACTGGGCTCTGA
- a CDS encoding catalase: MTNNLNTASGQPWADNTHSQTAGVRGPVLLQDYQLVEKLAHFNRERIPDRVVHAKGAGAYGTFKLTRDMSEYTKADVFNGVGKKTPIFLRFSQVAGELGYPDTLRDVRGFALRFYTQQGNYDIVGNNTPTFFIQDPLKFPDFIHSQKRDLRTHLRNQTRQWDFWAHSPESVHQVTYLMGDRGNPASYRTMNGYGSHTFKWVTADGTAFWVKYHFMSEQGVVNMSEETATKAASEDTDYLLHELFDAIESKNYPSWKVCVQILPYEEGLNYKHDIFDITKVVSHKDYPLIKIGEFTLNRNPDNYFEDVEESAFAPANFVPGIEPTPDKMLQGRLFAYKDAARYRLGANYEQLKVNRPINGVHNYERDGNMTNNAQDGSVDYEPNSFDGPTEDTSARNHGDQLEGKTGNYAAYEPDNFSAAGALYNVLSEEEKQRLVATIASNLGQVEGEHAEEIKVLETKQFYQADPDYGTRVAEALGLNLDDIK; this comes from the coding sequence ATGACCAACAATCTCAATACCGCGTCCGGCCAGCCTTGGGCCGACAACACCCATTCGCAGACCGCCGGCGTGCGCGGCCCGGTGCTGCTACAGGACTACCAGCTGGTCGAAAAGCTCGCCCACTTCAACCGCGAGCGCATCCCGGACCGCGTAGTGCACGCCAAGGGCGCCGGTGCTTACGGCACCTTCAAGCTCACTCGCGACATGAGCGAATACACGAAGGCGGACGTCTTCAACGGCGTCGGCAAGAAGACCCCGATCTTCCTGCGCTTCTCCCAGGTGGCCGGCGAGCTCGGCTACCCCGACACCCTGCGCGACGTGCGCGGCTTCGCGTTGCGTTTCTACACCCAGCAAGGCAACTACGACATCGTCGGCAACAACACGCCGACCTTCTTCATCCAGGACCCGCTGAAGTTCCCCGACTTCATCCACTCCCAGAAGCGCGACCTGCGCACCCACCTGCGCAATCAGACCCGCCAGTGGGATTTCTGGGCGCACTCCCCCGAGAGCGTGCACCAGGTCACCTATCTGATGGGCGACCGCGGCAACCCGGCCAGCTACCGCACCATGAACGGCTATGGCAGCCATACCTTCAAGTGGGTCACCGCCGACGGCACCGCCTTCTGGGTCAAGTACCACTTCATGAGCGAGCAGGGTGTGGTCAACATGAGCGAAGAGACCGCCACCAAAGCCGCCAGCGAAGACACCGACTACCTGCTGCACGAGCTCTTCGACGCCATCGAGTCCAAGAACTACCCGTCCTGGAAGGTCTGCGTGCAGATCCTGCCTTACGAAGAGGGTCTGAACTACAAGCACGACATCTTCGACATCACCAAGGTCGTCTCCCACAAGGACTACCCGCTGATCAAGATCGGCGAGTTCACCCTGAACCGCAACCCCGACAACTACTTCGAGGACGTCGAGGAATCCGCGTTCGCGCCGGCCAACTTCGTGCCGGGCATCGAGCCAACACCTGACAAAATGCTGCAGGGCCGCCTCTTCGCTTATAAGGACGCCGCGCGCTACCGCCTCGGTGCCAACTACGAACAGCTCAAGGTTAACCGCCCCATCAATGGGGTACACAACTACGAGCGTGACGGCAACATGACCAACAACGCGCAGGATGGCTCCGTTGACTATGAGCCGAACAGCTTCGACGGCCCGACCGAGGACACCTCCGCCCGCAACCACGGCGACCAGCTGGAAGGTAAGACCGGAAACTATGCCGCCTACGAGCCCGACAACTTCTCTGCCGCCGGCGCGCTTTACAATGTGCTGAGCGAGGAAGAGAAGCAGCGTCTGGTCGCCACCATCGCCTCCAACCTAGGTCAGGTCGAAGGCGAGCATGCCGAAGAAATCAAAGTCCTCGAGACCAAGCAGTTCTATCAGGCCGACCCCGATTACGGCACCCGCGTTGCCGAGGCGCTCGGGCTGAATCTTGACGACATCAAGTGA
- a CDS encoding MsnO8 family LLM class oxidoreductase translates to MRLAVHDLLMLNTGETPKENVQKTKGLVQYVESLGYSRYWFSEHHGFPASASIAPELLVAYYAAATKNIRLGTGGTMIMHYSPLKIAETFKTLEAIAPGRIDLGLGRAPGGGPAEIMALSEGQSQLDRDPQMYGKINDILALLKDTQATEASPLYRNVFAAPNTGEDVPEPWMLGSSGQSALKAAQLGLGYSFVKWFGYNPGISPSVFREYRESFKPSVFFDRPIVSMDYRVLITETEEELRRHEKSFELSYLTLGHPQATLVSPDRAESYVYTESDEERLKHAYDNRILIKGTKQQVKEILDDEIAAYQIDELMVHVPVYSLEARKNTYKYLAEMYL, encoded by the coding sequence TTGAGATTAGCCGTTCATGATTTGTTGATGCTCAACACCGGGGAAACGCCGAAAGAGAACGTGCAAAAGACCAAGGGGCTTGTTCAATATGTTGAAAGCCTTGGCTACAGCCGCTATTGGTTCTCCGAGCACCATGGTTTCCCGGCCAGTGCCAGCATCGCGCCGGAACTGCTGGTAGCCTACTATGCAGCTGCCACGAAGAATATCCGGCTTGGCACCGGTGGCACCATGATCATGCATTATTCGCCGTTGAAAATCGCCGAAACCTTCAAGACACTCGAAGCCATCGCTCCTGGACGCATCGATTTGGGGTTGGGCAGGGCTCCGGGCGGCGGGCCTGCGGAAATCATGGCGTTGTCGGAAGGTCAGTCGCAGCTGGACCGGGACCCGCAGATGTACGGCAAAATCAACGATATCCTTGCGCTGCTCAAGGACACGCAGGCCACCGAGGCCAGTCCGCTGTATCGTAATGTTTTCGCGGCTCCTAACACCGGTGAAGACGTGCCGGAGCCATGGATGCTGGGGTCAAGCGGGCAGTCGGCGTTGAAAGCCGCGCAGCTTGGTCTAGGTTACAGCTTCGTGAAATGGTTCGGCTACAACCCTGGCATTTCGCCGAGCGTCTTCCGCGAGTACCGTGAATCCTTCAAACCGAGCGTCTTCTTTGACCGTCCAATCGTGAGTATGGACTACCGGGTGCTCATCACCGAAACCGAGGAGGAGCTGCGCCGCCATGAGAAGTCATTTGAACTGTCGTATTTGACGCTCGGCCATCCGCAAGCCACGTTGGTGTCTCCGGATAGGGCCGAATCGTATGTCTATACCGAATCCGATGAGGAACGCTTGAAGCACGCCTATGATAACCGGATACTGATTAAGGGCACAAAGCAGCAGGTCAAGGAGATTTTGGACGATGAAATCGCCGCCTACCAGATTGACGAGCTAATGGTTCATGTTCCGGTCTACAGCCTTGAAGCGCGCAAGAACACATACAAGTATTTGGCTGAAATGTACTTGTAA
- a CDS encoding TetR/AcrR family transcriptional regulator, translating into MARPRSFDEHKVLEQCREIFCMHGYDATSIDDLVAAAGLKRGSLYQAFGSKRGVFLKVLQGTLDATTTGSRVADKSETDGHDEIPAETTSVPDRSASTEKIIRAEPQSPTNNLFSKDVLNLVTIACLELAPHDAKVRDTIAQWQSLIPPEQAALLSQALGDNLLNRAGIVAGQTTDSINSIRIYPN; encoded by the coding sequence ATGGCAAGACCAAGAAGTTTTGATGAACACAAGGTGCTCGAACAATGTCGCGAGATTTTCTGTATGCACGGCTACGACGCCACTTCGATCGATGACCTCGTAGCCGCTGCCGGGCTGAAACGCGGGAGTCTCTACCAGGCGTTTGGCAGCAAACGCGGGGTGTTTCTGAAAGTATTGCAAGGAACATTGGACGCTACTACGACCGGGAGCAGGGTAGCAGACAAATCTGAAACTGACGGGCATGATGAAATTCCTGCCGAAACCACTTCCGTTCCAGACCGATCCGCATCTACCGAAAAAATTATCCGAGCCGAACCGCAATCCCCCACAAACAACCTATTCTCGAAGGATGTTCTGAACCTTGTCACCATCGCCTGCTTGGAACTTGCACCACATGACGCGAAGGTCCGCGACACCATCGCACAGTGGCAATCTCTGATTCCGCCCGAACAAGCCGCACTGCTATCGCAAGCCCTCGGAGACAATCTGCTTAACCGTGCGGGCATTGTCGCAGGGCAGACAACAGACTCAATCAATTCAATCCGCATATATCCGAATTAA
- a CDS encoding methyltransferase: protein MTANVDNPQAQDPAKRDSQEIEDNRENWDDRAAVHFNGSYGDIDARINASPLSNPIVRRDYEVLKPYLPNHSVEGQRLLHLQCHIGTDTVCWAQLGAKDVCGLDFSPASLRYARQIAKKAGEDITYVEADARKAAEALPGKQFDVIVTSVGTVTWLPTLDQWAQSISKLLAPNGVFMIRDNHPLQFALGDDGLSIGNSYFPGTEDSYDTENTYTLAPQNEDSDNTNSDKPENEGSATPKITHTHNHNWAHDFDEMTTVLIDAGLRIEKISEYDISDWQATPLLEFDEQDQSWHMPQGYPKIPLTFSIVARKA from the coding sequence ATGACTGCCAATGTTGACAACCCACAGGCGCAGGATCCCGCGAAACGCGATTCACAGGAGATCGAAGACAATCGCGAGAATTGGGACGACCGCGCCGCAGTCCATTTCAACGGCAGCTACGGGGATATTGACGCGCGGATCAATGCCTCTCCCTTGTCAAATCCCATCGTCCGGCGCGATTATGAAGTCCTGAAACCGTACCTGCCAAATCACTCAGTCGAAGGCCAGCGGCTGCTGCATTTGCAATGCCATATCGGCACCGACACTGTCTGCTGGGCCCAGCTGGGCGCGAAAGACGTCTGCGGGCTGGACTTCTCCCCCGCCTCGCTGCGTTACGCCCGTCAGATAGCCAAAAAGGCCGGAGAAGATATCACCTATGTTGAGGCCGACGCTCGTAAAGCGGCCGAAGCACTTCCCGGCAAACAATTCGACGTCATTGTCACCAGTGTCGGAACGGTGACGTGGCTTCCGACGTTGGATCAATGGGCGCAATCCATCTCCAAGCTTCTCGCCCCGAACGGCGTCTTCATGATCCGCGACAACCATCCGCTGCAGTTTGCGCTCGGCGATGACGGCTTGAGCATTGGCAACAGCTACTTCCCGGGCACCGAGGATTCGTACGATACCGAAAACACCTACACTCTGGCACCTCAGAACGAAGATTCCGACAACACCAATTCGGACAAGCCCGAAAACGAAGGCTCAGCAACACCGAAAATCACCCATACCCACAACCACAACTGGGCCCATGATTTCGATGAGATGACCACGGTGCTGATTGACGCTGGCCTACGCATTGAGAAGATCAGCGAATACGACATCTCCGACTGGCAGGCGACGCCGCTCCTCGAATTCGATGAACAAGACCAATCGTGGCATATGCCGCAAGGTTATCCGAAAATTCCACTTACGTTCTCCATTGTGGCGCGAAAAGCCTGA
- a CDS encoding cupin domain-containing protein: MATTFTNPSPFPMGHPNDAYAQYFDGQSYNAPLGGTDQARVANVTFEACCRNHWHIHHKATQILIAVGGRGYCQFEGEPVRELRPGDVVVVPPETKHWHGASPNEPFSHVAVMVPQESASNEWLEPVDPEEYAKLN; the protein is encoded by the coding sequence ATGGCAACAACATTTACGAATCCAAGCCCGTTCCCGATGGGTCATCCCAACGATGCCTACGCCCAGTATTTTGACGGCCAGAGCTACAATGCCCCGCTGGGTGGCACGGATCAGGCCAGGGTCGCCAACGTGACCTTCGAGGCCTGTTGCAGGAACCATTGGCATATTCACCACAAGGCCACGCAGATCCTCATCGCCGTCGGCGGGCGCGGATACTGCCAGTTCGAGGGCGAGCCGGTGCGCGAACTGCGCCCCGGCGACGTGGTGGTCGTGCCTCCGGAAACCAAGCACTGGCACGGCGCCAGCCCGAACGAACCGTTCTCTCACGTAGCCGTGATGGTGCCGCAGGAAAGCGCCTCGAACGAGTGGCTTGAACCGGTCGACCCAGAAGAATACGCCAAACTGAACTGA
- a CDS encoding aldo/keto reductase, producing the protein MTILDEDYTLNNGVKIPKLGFGTWLIDDDKAGAAVQTALACGYRYVDTAQAYENERGVGEGVRASGLKREDVFVSTKVRAEHKDYQSAKDSIEASLKALDVDYIDLLLIHAPEPWSHFHEGDHCFEGNLEAWRAMEEAVKAGNVRAIGVSNFEDVDLDNILQHGEIKPVVNQLLTHVGNTRFDLLDTAKKDDILVEAYSPIAHGEMAGNPTLTRMAERYDVSVPQLMIRYCLELGTLPLPKASSEAHIRANAEVDFSISTEDMQTLRNMPKVKDYGEASDFPVFSGR; encoded by the coding sequence ATGACAATACTCGACGAAGATTACACATTGAACAACGGGGTGAAAATTCCCAAGCTGGGATTCGGGACCTGGCTGATTGATGATGACAAGGCCGGGGCGGCAGTGCAGACGGCGCTCGCGTGCGGATACCGTTACGTTGATACGGCTCAGGCATACGAGAACGAGCGTGGCGTGGGCGAAGGTGTTCGCGCCTCGGGCTTGAAGCGCGAGGATGTGTTCGTCAGCACGAAGGTAAGGGCCGAACACAAGGATTACCAGTCCGCCAAGGATTCCATTGAGGCCTCGCTCAAGGCCCTCGACGTCGACTACATCGATCTGTTGCTCATCCATGCACCCGAACCGTGGAGCCACTTCCATGAGGGCGACCATTGCTTCGAAGGTAATCTTGAGGCATGGCGGGCGATGGAGGAAGCTGTGAAGGCCGGTAACGTGCGTGCCATCGGCGTCTCGAATTTCGAGGACGTCGACCTTGACAACATCCTGCAGCACGGCGAGATCAAGCCGGTGGTCAACCAGCTGCTCACGCACGTGGGTAATACGCGCTTCGACCTGCTGGACACCGCGAAGAAAGACGACATCTTGGTTGAGGCTTATTCGCCGATTGCCCACGGTGAGATGGCGGGCAACCCGACGCTTACCAGGATGGCGGAACGTTACGATGTCTCGGTGCCGCAACTTATGATTCGCTACTGTTTGGAACTTGGCACGTTGCCGCTTCCCAAGGCCTCTTCCGAAGCGCACATCAGGGCCAACGCCGAAGTCGATTTCAGCATCAGCACCGAAGACATGCAGACACTGCGCAATATGCCGAAGGTCAAAGATTACGGCGAGGCCAGCGATTTCCCGGTGTTTAGTGGCCGCTGA
- a CDS encoding GNAT family N-acetyltransferase: MCEISIRQAVRNDAAALQKLNKNCLGYDYPLDRTSERLAELLANPDCRIFVAEKNGNAVGYVQANTYKATYGDPAVNVMGLAVSQDARGNHAGRRLMEAVEAWARNINAKEVRLNSAEFRKDAHKFYQAIGYTLDKMQTRFGKRLR; this comes from the coding sequence ATGTGTGAAATTTCCATACGTCAAGCCGTCAGAAACGATGCGGCCGCACTGCAGAAGCTCAATAAGAACTGCCTCGGATATGACTATCCCCTTGACCGCACGAGTGAGCGACTTGCCGAGCTGCTGGCTAATCCGGATTGTCGCATTTTCGTCGCCGAAAAGAACGGGAATGCTGTCGGCTACGTTCAAGCCAATACTTATAAGGCGACTTATGGCGACCCTGCGGTCAACGTCATGGGACTTGCAGTTTCGCAGGACGCGCGCGGCAACCACGCAGGACGTCGACTTATGGAAGCCGTCGAGGCCTGGGCGCGCAACATCAATGCCAAAGAGGTGCGGCTCAACTCCGCCGAATTCCGCAAGGACGCCCACAAGTTCTATCAGGCCATCGGTTACACGCTAGACAAGATGCAGACCAGATTCGGAAAACGGCTCCGTTAG
- a CDS encoding Fic family protein: MPECGRFVDPYLIAGTDVLKNLVGAKTQKDLLHAESMLVTYSSAILRSKQLHAEGTISQLCSIHRSLFFEVYPWAGEFRTVDISKGGSTFLPVAFLATGSHHVESVLQKDAMLKGMDRKTFIQRLSVNYDNLNNLHPFREGNGRAQRIFWELVAHDAGWHFDWGLVTKSFNDQASIAAMHDDDLSLLKRMFDTIVKPLDEPLVAGPDLQALSHGEYVPSQTSGIRIDETQSAKLYQLYIDKERKEK; encoded by the coding sequence ATGCCTGAATGCGGCAGATTTGTTGATCCATATCTTATTGCTGGCACTGATGTCCTGAAAAATCTGGTTGGTGCAAAGACTCAGAAGGATTTGCTGCACGCTGAAAGTATGCTTGTTACTTATTCCAGTGCTATTTTGCGTAGCAAGCAGTTGCATGCTGAAGGAACAATCAGCCAGCTATGTTCTATCCATCGGTCGTTATTCTTCGAAGTTTATCCATGGGCCGGTGAATTTCGTACCGTCGATATCTCCAAGGGAGGTTCAACGTTCCTGCCAGTGGCTTTTCTGGCGACCGGGTCGCACCATGTTGAGTCTGTTTTACAAAAAGATGCCATGTTAAAGGGCATGGACCGCAAGACATTCATTCAGCGGTTGAGTGTCAATTATGACAATCTCAACAACCTGCATCCTTTTCGTGAAGGCAACGGACGTGCACAACGAATTTTCTGGGAACTGGTGGCTCATGATGCCGGTTGGCATTTTGACTGGGGCTTGGTGACAAAGAGTTTCAATGATCAAGCATCAATCGCTGCTATGCACGATGATGACCTGTCATTGCTTAAGCGAATGTTCGACACGATTGTCAAACCTCTGGATGAGCCTCTTGTCGCTGGTCCTGATCTACAGGCATTGAGTCATGGGGAATATGTGCCGTCTCAAACTAGTGGAATCCGAATCGATGAGACACAGTCTGCCAAACTGTATCAGCTCTATATCGACAAGGAAAGAAAAGAAAAATAG
- a CDS encoding CPBP family intramembrane glutamic endopeptidase: MMLTPDHEDVKTGKKQAAARTLVHFLAFILIFLVLYVPAFMLVKHVLHIQRHASGENRWMQSMSVSAPLEVAAVVIAYLVVVMLLEKRRNPYELWLSRLPGLLVGMLAGFGVIALCVGILFLTGSYHVIDFNPDYSPWMDIFVMGVCGGIGEEIACRGIIFRLLEEWIGTWGGVLVSALLFGLMHLNNPGATLWGALALAIESGVLFAAIYAWTRSLWWVIGFHAMWNVAEGPIFGSVVSGTGKQSSWLIASWQGPAILTGGAFGFEASIVPVVVCGAIAMFLLVFLQKEGKMVKPLWKRSISSL; encoded by the coding sequence ATGATGCTGACGCCAGACCACGAGGACGTGAAAACCGGAAAGAAGCAGGCCGCTGCCCGGACGCTGGTGCATTTTCTCGCCTTCATCCTGATATTCCTTGTGCTCTATGTGCCCGCCTTCATGCTGGTCAAACATGTTCTGCACATCCAGCGCCACGCCAGCGGCGAGAACCGTTGGATGCAGTCCATGTCGGTATCGGCCCCGCTGGAAGTCGCGGCGGTCGTCATCGCCTACCTCGTAGTGGTGATGTTGCTCGAAAAGCGCAGAAACCCTTACGAACTGTGGCTCTCCCGGCTCCCAGGCCTGCTGGTCGGAATGCTCGCGGGCTTCGGTGTCATTGCCCTGTGCGTCGGTATCCTCTTCCTTACCGGCAGCTATCACGTCATCGACTTCAACCCGGACTACTCGCCGTGGATGGATATCTTCGTCATGGGCGTCTGCGGCGGCATCGGCGAGGAAATCGCGTGCCGCGGCATCATCTTCAGGCTGCTCGAGGAATGGATCGGAACCTGGGGCGGCGTTCTGGTTTCCGCTCTGCTGTTTGGACTCATGCACCTGAACAACCCCGGAGCGACGCTGTGGGGAGCACTCGCCCTCGCGATAGAGTCCGGCGTACTGTTCGCGGCCATTTACGCATGGACCAGATCATTGTGGTGGGTCATCGGCTTCCATGCCATGTGGAACGTCGCCGAGGGACCGATATTCGGTTCCGTCGTCTCCGGCACCGGCAAGCAATCGTCATGGCTCATCGCGAGTTGGCAAGGCCCCGCGATCCTGACCGGCGGCGCTTTCGGCTTCGAAGCCAGCATCGTTCCAGTCGTGGTGTGCGGTGCGATTGCGATGTTTCTCTTGGTGTTTCTACAGAAGGAAGGAAAAATGGTAAAACCTTTGTGGAAACGAAGCATAAGCAGCCTATAA
- a CDS encoding type II toxin-antitoxin system prevent-host-death family antitoxin, with the protein MSIEVPLDTMVPISTFSRGGASKAFARVKDGRPVTVLRNNEPTYVIVDRHDYEELRQAQIEQENAEARRQVEAGEGHTFSSVQEMRNFLDA; encoded by the coding sequence ATGAGTATTGAAGTACCTTTGGACACGATGGTTCCTATCAGCACGTTTAGCCGCGGAGGCGCAAGCAAAGCTTTCGCGCGGGTCAAGGATGGCAGGCCAGTTACTGTGCTGCGCAACAATGAACCCACTTACGTTATCGTCGACCGACACGATTACGAAGAGCTTCGTCAGGCGCAAATCGAGCAGGAAAACGCTGAAGCACGACGTCAAGTGGAAGCCGGCGAAGGCCACACCTTCTCCAGCGTCCAAGAGATGAGGAATTTCCTCGATGCTTAA